GTTGAAAATGGCCAGACGATGTTGGGCCGCTGGTCAGAATCATTGCGAGTCTGTAAAGAAAAGCCGCAGGGCGGGAGCGCTCTGCGGCTTTGGGGCTTACTTCTGCAGCCAGGATTCGACGGTTTCGGCGCCGTATTGTTGCTTCCAGGCTTTCAGGGTCTTGTGATTGCCGCCCTTGGTCTCGATGATTTCACCGGAGTTCGGGTTCTTGTAGGTTTTCAGCTGGCGGCTGCGGCGATGCTGGATCGGCGCCGGTTCACCGGTGGGTTGCGGGTCAAGAATGTTGATGACGTTCCGCAGGTTCATGCCGTACTGGTCCATCAGGGCTTGCAGTTGGTCCTTGAACTCCAGTTCCTTTTTCAGGCTGCTGTCGTTCTTGAGTTTCTCCAGCAGTGCGAGTTGTTCTTTAAGCTGGCGTTCGGCTTCGCGGAACTCCGCAAGTTTGGACATCATATGCTCCCGTCGGCAGGGGTGAATTGTGGGGCGATTTTCTGTTCTTGTCGTTATCGCCGTCAACTATGGATATGAATTGTTGCGATTCGGAAAATATGCCTTAAACCTTCCGGGCTGTTATCCAGGGGGCACGGCTTAGTTGTTTTCTGGGGATAATGCGCGGACTAAGGGAGGCTTCGTCAAATCCCTGTGAAAGCTGTGTGATTCATTGTGGTGCGTTGAGTGCGAGAGCGGGATGAATAGCGAGAGTGTGCGGTATCGGGTCAATGATTATGAACTCGCGTGCCTGGTGGCGGGGCGGGGGGTGCCGCTTGTGCTGGTTCATGGTTCTCTCTGTGATTACCGCTATTGGCAGGGGCAGTTCGCTGCGTTATCTGGCCGCTATCATGTAGTGGCGCCTAGCCTGCGGCACTATTTTCCCGAGCAGTGGGATGGTAATGGGACGGGTTTTACTACTGAGCAGCATATGAGCGATCTGCTTGCATTGTTGGATCAATTGCCCGGTCCGGTGCATCTGTTGGGGCATTCGCGCGGTGGCAACCTTTGTCTGCGCGTGGCCCTGGCGGCGCCGGAGAAGTTGCGCTCCCTGACATTGGCCGATCCTGGCGGGGATTTTGCGGAAGACGTATTCCGTATGGTGGACTTGGTATCGCCAATATCCCCGCTTGAGCGCAATCAGTTCCGTCAGCAAGCGCTGATGATGATACGCGCGGGGCAGGTTGGCGAAGGGTTGCAGCTCTTCGTGGATACGGTGAGCGGTGCGGGCGTGTGGGAGCGTTCTTCCCGACAGTTCCGTGAAATGGCCACGGCCAATGCCATGACCCTGGTAGGGCAGGTGACGGACCATCCGCTGCCGATTTCCCGTGCTCAACTCGAGCAACTGCAATTGCCGGTGCTGCTGATCGGCGGGGCAAAAAGCCCGGAGCCTTTTCCGCGGATCATCCAGGCGCTGCAATCGACCCTGGCGGGCGCCCGTACTTCAATGATTTCCGGTGCTTCTCATGGCATGAATGTCATCCGTCCGGCGTCCTTCAATCGCACCGTGCTGGAATTTGTCGATCAATACTGAGCGAAGTCGGGGGTGGCCGCTCGTCAGTTACCCAAAGTTGCAGTAACATCCCACGCCTTGCCCGCTATCGCTTGCGGGCAGGTTTTCCGATTTCTTCCAGTGATCTCCGTCCGCGCGCTAAGGCGCAGGGTGCCGACAAGGCGCCTGCCACTGTGAGGCAGGCCTACCCGGCGGGCGACGCTTACTGGCACATCCCAACCCATGTGGCCTTTCGTAGGGGTCACCACTAGGAGAGGAGGCGCCATGCCCATCATTACTCTTCCCGACGGTAGTCAGCGTTCCTTCGATCATCCGGTCAGCGTGACCGAGGTGGCGCAATCCATTGGCGCAGGCCTGGCGAAAGCCACCCTGGCCGGCAAGGTCAACGGCCGCCTGGTCGATGCCTGCGACATCATCGACAGCGACGCGACCTTGCAGATCATTACCCCGAAGGACGAGGACGGGCTGGAAATCATCCGCCACTCCTGCGCTCACCTGGTGGGCCATGCGGTCAAGCAACTGTATCCGACCGCCAAGATGGTCATCGGCCCGGTGATCGACGAAGGCTTCTATTACGACATCGCCTTCGAGCGCCCCTTCACGCCGGAAGACATGGCTGCCATCGAAAAGCGCATGGCCGAGCTGATCGAGAAGGACTACGACGTCATCAAGAAGATGACGCCGCGTGCCGAAGTCATCGAGACCTTCAAGGCTCGTGGCGAGGAATACAAGCTGCGCCTCATCGACGACATGCCGGACGAGAAGGCTATGGGCCTGTACTTCCATGAGGAGTACGTGGACATGTGCCGCGGCCCGCACGTGCCGAACACCCGTTTCCTGAAAGCCTTCAAGCTGACCAAGATTTCCGGTGCCT
This Pseudomonas sp. ATCC 13867 DNA region includes the following protein-coding sequences:
- a CDS encoding histone-like nucleoid-structuring protein, MvaT/MvaU family, with the translated sequence MSKLAEFREAERQLKEQLALLEKLKNDSSLKKELEFKDQLQALMDQYGMNLRNVINILDPQPTGEPAPIQHRRSRQLKTYKNPNSGEIIETKGGNHKTLKAWKQQYGAETVESWLQK
- a CDS encoding alpha/beta fold hydrolase — translated: MNSESVRYRVNDYELACLVAGRGVPLVLVHGSLCDYRYWQGQFAALSGRYHVVAPSLRHYFPEQWDGNGTGFTTEQHMSDLLALLDQLPGPVHLLGHSRGGNLCLRVALAAPEKLRSLTLADPGGDFAEDVFRMVDLVSPISPLERNQFRQQALMMIRAGQVGEGLQLFVDTVSGAGVWERSSRQFREMATANAMTLVGQVTDHPLPISRAQLEQLQLPVLLIGGAKSPEPFPRIIQALQSTLAGARTSMISGASHGMNVIRPASFNRTVLEFVDQY